Proteins from a single region of Paraburkholderia sp. ZP32-5:
- a CDS encoding MFS transporter, whose translation MNNAAPQDGLNGAARYCALVVLIVNVIMTSLDGTIMNMALPSVMKAMNATAASSVWIISAYQLAALTLLLPAAGAGDRIGLRKVYLLGVAGFTIASAICGIAPNLGVLILGRSIQGASAAGIMSCSNALVKLTYPKRLFGVGVSINAAVIAAASASGPSIAAAIMSVATWHWLFIINLPAGVFVVIMGSKFLPRNRMDVRREPVKITDVLLNMATFGLILVALQSFGQGASAVKEQIPANVALAMLVSGLIVGIVYWRRQLGLSMPLLPIDLLRIPIFRLSMCTSVTSFVSQTAAFVALPFLFLGIWGYSPARAGLLMACWPVTVVVVAPIVGRLIGRVPGGLLGGIGLAILAVGLALLATLPEHPDAIAIAWRMSLCGMGFGIFQSPNNHTIMTSGPAYRNGAAGGMLGTARLTGQTLGAAMLMLIFSVLPVNTGRGPVVALDLSAGMAAVAGIFSSLRLRYAPRTDADIASTHQYFEDVEPPTSGNACRIDS comes from the coding sequence GTGAACAACGCCGCTCCGCAAGACGGACTGAACGGAGCGGCGCGATATTGCGCGCTGGTCGTTCTGATTGTCAACGTGATCATGACTTCCCTGGATGGAACGATCATGAATATGGCGCTGCCGAGCGTCATGAAAGCGATGAACGCAACGGCCGCAAGTTCGGTCTGGATTATCAGTGCCTATCAGCTCGCGGCGCTTACCCTTTTGCTTCCCGCCGCGGGCGCCGGTGACCGGATTGGGCTTCGGAAAGTCTATCTCCTTGGCGTTGCGGGCTTCACGATTGCATCTGCTATTTGTGGCATTGCTCCCAACCTCGGCGTGCTTATCCTTGGTCGGTCTATCCAGGGCGCTAGTGCGGCCGGCATCATGTCTTGCAGCAATGCGCTGGTCAAGCTGACCTATCCGAAGCGTCTTTTCGGCGTTGGTGTGTCGATCAACGCCGCAGTCATAGCGGCAGCCTCCGCATCGGGGCCATCCATTGCAGCTGCGATCATGTCCGTCGCGACCTGGCATTGGTTGTTTATCATCAATCTGCCCGCCGGCGTTTTCGTGGTCATCATGGGTAGCAAGTTCCTCCCACGCAATCGAATGGACGTCCGGCGTGAACCGGTGAAGATAACCGACGTGCTTTTGAACATGGCAACGTTTGGCTTGATCCTCGTTGCGCTGCAGTCCTTTGGGCAAGGTGCATCCGCCGTGAAGGAGCAGATTCCGGCCAATGTCGCTTTGGCTATGCTCGTTTCCGGTCTGATTGTCGGCATAGTTTACTGGCGAAGACAACTTGGCCTGTCGATGCCGCTACTGCCGATCGATTTGCTCAGGATTCCAATTTTCAGACTTTCAATGTGTACGTCTGTGACGTCGTTCGTATCGCAGACAGCGGCATTCGTGGCGTTACCCTTTCTCTTTCTTGGCATCTGGGGGTATTCGCCGGCGAGAGCGGGGCTGCTCATGGCCTGCTGGCCGGTTACGGTCGTGGTGGTTGCGCCCATCGTCGGACGTTTGATCGGACGGGTACCTGGAGGATTACTGGGTGGCATCGGCCTGGCAATACTTGCTGTGGGTCTGGCATTGCTCGCCACGCTACCCGAGCACCCGGACGCGATCGCCATTGCCTGGCGTATGTCCCTTTGCGGAATGGGTTTTGGCATCTTTCAGTCACCCAACAATCACACGATCATGACAAGCGGCCCTGCGTACCGCAATGGGGCCGCAGGTGGAATGCTGGGCACGGCACGCCTCACGGGACAGACACTCGGCGCGGCCATGCTGATGCTTATCTTTAGCGTCCTTCCGGTGAATACCGGACGCGGCCCAGTCGTCGCATTGGATCTCTCTGCTGGCATGGCTGCTGTCGCCGGCATCTTTAGCTCGCTTCGCCTACGCTACGCGCCTCGCACCGATGCAGACATTGCATCGACGCATCAATATTTTGAGGATGTAGAACCGCCGACCAGCGGCAACGCCTGTCGCATCGATTCTTAG
- a CDS encoding ABC transporter permease has translation MSPPVSRRDASPSPLQVYLRFEQGILGAFSIIAVLLIWQGLSTGVFADWLSPILGDSVASKLWIKPIFISSPTRVIAKTGEMMASGELWEHLSSSGISFILGSFIAIIVGIPLGLAIGWYRRLRYAVEPFLLAYNATPQVVFIPLMIIWAGTGMATRVLIIATVTFVPLTMNAWAAVKTADPRLLKVAKSFCSSDYQRFRDIILPTSIPFLLSGLRLAIGRAMVGVVVGEIYAATSGVGYLINVAGSSFQTDSVFVGIAMIALFGLLLTAMINSIEKRYARWRPKSATK, from the coding sequence ATGAGCCCGCCAGTTTCGCGACGCGATGCTTCGCCGTCGCCGCTGCAAGTGTATCTGCGATTCGAGCAAGGGATTCTCGGCGCATTCTCGATCATCGCCGTACTGTTGATCTGGCAAGGCCTCTCGACCGGGGTTTTCGCAGACTGGCTCAGTCCCATCCTGGGCGACAGCGTTGCATCGAAGCTATGGATCAAACCGATATTCATTTCCTCGCCCACTCGTGTGATAGCGAAGACTGGCGAAATGATGGCATCGGGTGAACTTTGGGAACACCTGTCATCGAGTGGAATTTCGTTCATCCTCGGTTCGTTCATCGCGATTATCGTCGGGATTCCGCTAGGTCTTGCAATCGGTTGGTACCGTAGGTTGCGCTACGCAGTCGAGCCTTTTCTGCTCGCTTACAACGCAACGCCGCAGGTCGTGTTCATTCCGCTGATGATCATCTGGGCGGGCACCGGCATGGCAACGCGTGTGCTGATCATCGCCACGGTAACGTTTGTTCCACTGACGATGAACGCGTGGGCAGCCGTGAAGACAGCGGATCCCCGTCTGCTGAAAGTCGCGAAAAGTTTCTGTTCATCGGATTACCAGCGATTCCGCGACATCATCCTGCCTACGTCGATTCCATTCCTGCTGTCGGGTCTGAGACTTGCAATTGGCCGTGCAATGGTTGGCGTTGTGGTGGGTGAAATCTATGCTGCTACGTCGGGCGTTGGCTATCTGATCAACGTCGCCGGTTCTTCCTTCCAGACAGATAGCGTATTCGTCGGCATTGCGATGATTGCGCTGTTCGGTCTGCTGTTGACAGCGATGATCAACAGCATCGAGAAGCGATATGCGAGATGGCGTCCAAAGAGCGCTACGAAGTAA
- a CDS encoding ABC transporter ATP-binding protein, which produces MRDGVQRALRSKRKETAMNVKLEAKGICLQYLRPRTNIYQTVLEDVNLKVMEGEFLSVVGPSGCGKTTFVSLVDGLIPSNSGEILVDGKIVTKPGPDRAMVFQDASLLPWRSVIRNVTYGLECHKVNAKEARERATHFIEMVGLTGYENHYPHELSGGMQQRVNLARALVMDPKILLMDEPFAALDAQTREAMQEELLRIWAQSKKTVLFITHQIDEAIFLSDRVAVFRAKPGRVKEIVDIDIERPRKLSLKRDPRFHQYEDYIWSQIHHGSGQHVEAA; this is translated from the coding sequence ATGCGAGATGGCGTCCAAAGAGCGCTACGAAGTAAACGAAAGGAAACTGCCATGAATGTGAAACTGGAAGCGAAGGGTATCTGTCTTCAATACTTGCGCCCGCGCACGAACATCTATCAGACGGTTCTCGAAGATGTGAATCTGAAAGTGATGGAGGGCGAATTCCTTTCGGTAGTCGGTCCATCCGGATGCGGTAAAACGACCTTTGTTTCTCTCGTCGACGGTCTGATTCCGAGTAACAGCGGCGAGATCCTGGTAGACGGCAAGATCGTGACGAAGCCTGGGCCTGATCGGGCGATGGTGTTTCAGGATGCTTCGCTGCTACCGTGGCGCTCGGTGATCCGCAATGTGACATATGGCCTCGAATGCCACAAAGTGAACGCGAAGGAAGCACGCGAGCGCGCGACGCACTTCATCGAAATGGTCGGCCTCACTGGTTACGAAAACCACTATCCACACGAATTGTCGGGCGGCATGCAGCAACGCGTCAACCTCGCGCGAGCTCTGGTAATGGACCCGAAAATCCTGCTAATGGACGAGCCGTTCGCGGCGCTCGACGCACAGACGCGCGAAGCCATGCAGGAAGAATTGCTCCGCATTTGGGCACAATCGAAAAAGACCGTGCTCTTCATCACCCACCAGATTGACGAGGCCATTTTCCTGTCGGATCGCGTCGCTGTCTTCCGTGCAAAGCCCGGCCGAGTCAAGGAAATCGTCGACATCGATATCGAGCGTCCGCGCAAACTGTCGCTCAAGCGCGATCCACGCTTTCATCAATACGAAGACTACATCTGGTCGCAGATTCACCACGGTAGTGGACAGCACGTCGAAGCGGCATAA
- a CDS encoding ABC transporter permease, with protein sequence MSTAPDRRARTGLRRIYEHNERLIIGAGSVITFLIVWEAAYRFAWVNPTFISAPSQVFLAGIKTFASADFHTDVQTSALEFIIGYVMAIGIGVPLGLLTGSSKRISYLVSPFIHILNIVPRITLLPVIIIWFGIGIWSKVLVVFLGALIPILISTYAGVKTSEERFMKVARSFNASPSRTFITIVLPGTVPFIFTGMKYGTGRALLGVIVGELYAATAGIGYFIAAAGNSLETDKMLVGVTVVVAVGLIALEILNRVEKRFDRWRPVVESEN encoded by the coding sequence ATGAGTACAGCACCTGATCGTAGAGCGCGAACTGGATTAAGGCGCATCTACGAGCACAATGAACGCCTGATCATCGGTGCGGGTTCGGTGATCACCTTCCTGATTGTCTGGGAAGCCGCGTACCGTTTTGCCTGGGTTAACCCAACGTTCATTTCCGCTCCAAGCCAGGTGTTTCTGGCCGGCATCAAGACGTTCGCATCGGCCGATTTCCATACTGATGTTCAGACGAGCGCGCTGGAATTCATCATCGGCTATGTGATGGCAATCGGCATAGGGGTCCCGCTCGGTCTGCTAACCGGCAGCTCGAAGCGGATCTCCTACCTTGTCAGCCCGTTCATCCACATCCTGAACATCGTGCCGCGTATCACGTTGCTGCCTGTCATCATCATATGGTTCGGCATCGGCATCTGGTCGAAAGTACTTGTCGTGTTTCTCGGCGCACTGATTCCGATTCTAATCAGCACGTATGCAGGCGTGAAGACCAGCGAGGAGCGCTTCATGAAAGTAGCGCGTAGCTTCAACGCTTCGCCGTCGCGCACGTTTATCACGATCGTGCTGCCGGGCACCGTGCCGTTCATTTTCACCGGCATGAAATATGGAACTGGGCGTGCACTGCTCGGCGTTATCGTCGGTGAGCTTTACGCAGCGACGGCAGGCATCGGCTATTTCATCGCGGCAGCAGGAAATTCACTGGAAACGGACAAGATGTTGGTGGGTGTCACGGTTGTGGTTGCAGTCGGTCTGATCGCACTCGAAATACTCAATCGGGTCGAAAAGAGGTTCGACCGCTGGCGTCCTGTCGTTGAGTCGGAGAATTGA